The following coding sequences are from one Comamonas koreensis window:
- a CDS encoding phage holin family protein produces the protein MKLILKWLLSAVALLCVAYLYSGVEIRSFGAALIAALLIGLCNAIVRPVLIVLTLPVTILTLGLFIFVINALMFWAASGIAGSGFVVHGFWAALIGSVLYSIISLVIESLTGRLLLGK, from the coding sequence ATGAAACTCATCCTCAAATGGCTGCTCTCCGCAGTCGCCCTGCTCTGTGTCGCCTACCTCTACAGTGGTGTGGAAATCCGCAGCTTTGGCGCGGCGCTGATTGCAGCGCTGCTGATAGGGCTGTGCAATGCGATAGTGCGCCCTGTGCTGATCGTGCTGACCCTGCCCGTCACCATCCTCACCTTGGGCCTGTTCATCTTTGTCATCAACGCGCTGATGTTCTGGGCCGCGTCCGGCATTGCAGGCAGCGGCTTTGTGGTGCATGGCTTTTGGGCTGCGCTGATCGGCTCGGTGCTTTACTCCATCATCAGCCTGGTCATCGAATCACTTACGGGCCGCCTGCTCCTTGGCAAGTGA